Proteins found in one Pelobates fuscus isolate aPelFus1 chromosome 10, aPelFus1.pri, whole genome shotgun sequence genomic segment:
- the LOC134575486 gene encoding bone marrow proteoglycan-like, with product MFTFLLMLFLVGSVSAQTIGEDYEEDCDAQENTETSLQSEGNSEECQNISMALDTTAYPKIGSGDERRYYKFFSCSTNFYRAQKWCRHYHGNLSSIHNINTNNFIEHFVSRVNRHVRFIWIGVRRNGWKCQLRNVDGSRLDYTNWAWGNPKHFCHRCTALNISNGKWYSFHCCARLPYICTIRY from the exons ATGTTTACATTTCTGTTAATGCTGTTCTTGGTAGGATCTGTCTCTGCTCAAACAATTG GGGAAGACTATGAGGAAGATTGTGATGCCCAAGAAAATACAGAGACTTCCCTTCAAAGTGAAGGAAATTCTGAAGAATGCCAAAATATCTCTATGGCATTGGACACAACCGCATATCCCAAAATAGGTTCGGGGGATGAGAGAAGATACTACAAATTCTTCAGCTGTAGTACTAACTTTTATAGAGCTCAG AAATGGTGCAGACACTACCATGGGAATCTCAGTTCTATCCACAATATTAATACCAATAATTTCATTGAACATTTCGTGAGTCGTGTAAACAGACATGTGAGATTCATCTGGATTGGTGTGAGGAGAAATGGATGG AAATGTCAACTCAGAAATGTAGATGGTAGTCGACTGGATTATACCAACTGGGCATGGGGGAACCCTAAACATTTTTGCCATAGGTGCACCGCCCTCAATATTAGCA ATGGGAAATGGTACTCTTTCCATTGCTGTGCTAGACTGCCATATATTTGCACCATTAGGTATTAA